The following are encoded together in the Candidatus Babeliales bacterium genome:
- a CDS encoding Na+/H+ antiporter NhaC family protein, whose translation MDATCISLLPPIVVIVVIFFTHRLNISLMLGIASAALLAANGSFLMALCMLKERIIEHFSDMGNIYLYISLISISSLISLLTISGSAIACARIIGSRMRTKRGVETSSIVLSFLLSIDDYLSILTAGFVMRSLTDRFAVSRTKLAYIIHSLAGPLVIIMPISTWAATVLAQLENAGISTQTTAKIMADPFYVYLCTIPFMFYSLITIFSVIFVVRKRVAYGPIYKDEQSAVLMHDVYANENLSNNNEEYSLFDLLLPIAVLIGGVFFGILYAGGFYLFGGSNSFFEAFRCNDKTFFILCISGLGAFIISALRSLYKKRIIITQLPSVVWNGIILMQAPIIMVIFAAILGSFLRTDLHTGSYIAHLLLGKASLFFMPVILFVTSLIITLTTGSAWGTFSLLIPITTEMLIVLLQVQTPTTLDSVAILVPTLGALLSGAVCGDHISPFSETTVMTGASSGINSLIHARTQFYYAFPVICGTLIAFIVAGYMCLGSLSYLSSIISCAVGMGVSLVLLLCANRLL comes from the coding sequence ATGGATGCTACGTGCATTTCTTTATTGCCACCTATTGTAGTGATAGTTGTTATTTTTTTTACTCATCGGTTGAATATTTCTTTGATGCTGGGCATTGCTTCAGCGGCATTGCTTGCTGCGAATGGCTCCTTTTTAATGGCGTTATGCATGCTTAAAGAGCGCATTATTGAACATTTTTCAGATATGGGTAACATATATTTATATATATCTCTTATTTCGATTAGTTCGCTTATTTCATTATTAACGATAAGTGGCAGTGCTATAGCATGTGCACGTATTATCGGCAGCCGAATGCGTACAAAGCGAGGTGTAGAAACTTCATCTATAGTATTATCTTTTTTGTTGAGTATAGACGATTATTTGAGTATTTTGACTGCTGGTTTTGTTATGCGTTCATTAACGGATCGATTTGCTGTTTCACGTACTAAGTTAGCATACATAATTCATTCATTAGCAGGTCCGTTAGTGATAATAATGCCAATTTCAACATGGGCGGCTACGGTGTTGGCTCAGCTAGAAAATGCAGGAATCTCGACGCAGACGACAGCAAAAATTATGGCAGATCCATTTTATGTTTATTTATGTACTATTCCATTTATGTTTTATTCTTTAATTACCATTTTTTCAGTTATATTTGTTGTACGCAAGAGAGTTGCTTATGGTCCTATATATAAAGATGAACAGAGTGCTGTGTTAATGCATGATGTATATGCTAATGAGAATCTGAGTAATAATAACGAGGAATATTCTCTTTTTGATTTATTACTTCCTATCGCCGTTCTGATTGGAGGTGTTTTTTTTGGTATTTTGTATGCGGGGGGATTTTATTTATTTGGGGGCAGTAATTCTTTCTTTGAGGCATTTAGGTGCAATGATAAGACATTTTTTATTTTGTGTATATCAGGATTGGGCGCATTTATTATAAGTGCTCTACGATCACTTTATAAAAAAAGAATTATTATTACTCAATTGCCTAGTGTTGTGTGGAATGGAATTATTTTGATGCAGGCGCCAATCATCATGGTTATCTTTGCTGCCATTTTAGGTAGCTTTTTACGTACTGATTTACATACAGGTAGTTATATTGCACATCTTTTATTGGGTAAAGCATCTTTATTTTTTATGCCGGTAATTTTATTTGTTACATCTTTGATTATTACTTTAACAACCGGTTCTGCGTGGGGAACGTTTTCATTATTGATTCCTATTACAACAGAGATGTTGATAGTTCTTTTACAAGTGCAAACACCAACCACATTGGATTCAGTTGCTATATTAGTGCCCACATTAGGAGCATTGCTTTCTGGTGCGGTATGTGGAGATCATATTTCGCCATTTTCCGAAACTACGGTAATGACTGGAGCTAGCTCCGGCATCAATTCATTAATACATGCGCGTACACAGTTTTATTATGCATTTCCGGTAATATGCGGCACATTGATCGCTTTTATTGTTGCAGGATATATGTGTCTTGGCAGTTTGTCATATTTGAGCTCTATAATTTCATGTGCTGTTGGTATGGGAGTAAGTTTAGTGTTATTATTGTGTGCTAATCGATTATTATAA
- a CDS encoding MerR family transcriptional regulator, translated as MKMQKRKFRIGELANKLELERFVVRFWEKEFNIKTQRSQGSQRFYDENDLKKFQSIKQLLYVEGFTIIGAKKKLKEKFSNKGESIIASQKTTIDETTKTMTKSSPENEKIEYLSQQIIDLKDKLRKLREML; from the coding sequence ATGAAAATGCAAAAAAGAAAATTCCGAATCGGCGAACTGGCGAATAAACTTGAACTTGAGCGATTTGTTGTACGATTTTGGGAAAAAGAATTTAATATAAAAACACAACGTTCTCAAGGTAGTCAACGTTTTTACGATGAAAATGATCTCAAAAAATTTCAATCAATCAAACAACTTCTTTATGTAGAAGGGTTTACTATTATTGGTGCAAAAAAGAAATTAAAAGAAAAATTCTCTAACAAAGGCGAATCAATCATTGCATCACAAAAAACAACTATCGATGAAACAACTAAAACAATGACGAAATCATCACCTGAAAATGAAAAAATTGAATATCTTTCTCAACAAATTATCGATTTAAAGGATAAATTGCGTAAGCTGCGAGAAATGCTCTAA
- a CDS encoding aminopeptidase P N-terminal domain-containing protein, translated as MISDFFGGLAPRADENNLHALRRKELAESIALQFSEASNGIILLFAAFEHGAERFRQDKTFYYYTNIDEPGVALVIDYDKKSTLYIPNCFEKRAQWMMLSAGLINRDAKALRVDAVELLGEECQGYELNPYFSAHEYIHLITLIKSVIARNGSIFTTVPQNGHEYLHTRFTLDHLEKFIPGLHKSLVDISAIVANSRRRKDVSEVEHIYRAVEITELAHEGAVDMLKHGVQESEVQAALEYMMISSHARPAFPSIVASGKNGTILHYNTNNGMLKNGDLVLIDIGAEFNNYCADLTRTYPVSGIFTKRQKELYTIVLETQAYIASCAKPGVWLKNKDNVEKSLHHLAVKFLTQCGYDKYFPHDIGHFLGLDVHDVGDYTMPLQEGDVITIEPGIYIPEESIGIRIEDNYWITKDGALCLSENLPKEIADIESIVQNALNGISNDETDEDDFDDDEDDEDIFS; from the coding sequence ATGATATCAGATTTTTTTGGTGGTTTAGCACCACGTGCAGATGAAAATAATCTCCATGCATTGCGACGTAAAGAACTTGCTGAATCAATAGCATTACAATTTTCAGAGGCTTCAAATGGTATTATTTTGTTGTTTGCAGCATTTGAGCATGGGGCTGAACGTTTTAGGCAAGATAAAACTTTTTATTATTATACAAACATAGATGAGCCAGGTGTTGCATTAGTAATTGATTATGATAAAAAATCAACACTGTATATACCTAATTGTTTCGAAAAGCGTGCTCAATGGATGATGTTGTCTGCGGGACTTATTAATCGTGATGCAAAAGCTTTGCGTGTTGATGCAGTTGAGTTGCTGGGTGAGGAATGCCAAGGATATGAATTAAATCCTTATTTTTCTGCTCATGAATATATTCATTTGATTACTTTAATTAAAAGCGTTATTGCGCGTAATGGGTCAATTTTTACTACAGTTCCTCAGAATGGTCATGAATATCTTCATACGCGTTTTACGCTTGATCATTTGGAAAAATTTATTCCTGGATTACACAAATCACTCGTTGATATTTCAGCAATCGTAGCCAATAGTAGGCGCCGTAAAGATGTTAGTGAAGTTGAGCATATTTATCGTGCAGTAGAAATCACTGAATTGGCACATGAAGGAGCAGTTGACATGCTTAAACATGGAGTGCAAGAAAGTGAGGTTCAGGCAGCGTTGGAATATATGATGATATCATCGCATGCTCGACCAGCATTCCCGAGCATTGTTGCAAGTGGAAAAAATGGAACTATTTTGCATTATAATACAAACAACGGAATGCTTAAAAATGGAGATTTGGTTCTTATCGATATTGGTGCTGAATTTAACAATTATTGTGCAGATTTAACGCGAACATATCCTGTTTCAGGAATATTTACTAAGCGACAAAAAGAGTTATATACTATTGTACTTGAAACGCAAGCATATATTGCATCATGTGCAAAACCTGGAGTATGGCTTAAAAATAAAGATAATGTTGAAAAGTCGCTGCATCATTTGGCAGTAAAGTTTTTAACGCAGTGTGGGTATGATAAATATTTTCCTCATGATATCGGACACTTTCTTGGTCTTGATGTGCATGATGTTGGGGATTATACTATGCCGCTGCAAGAGGGTGATGTTATTACGATTGAGCCAGGAATTTATATTCCGGAAGAATCTATTGGTATTCGTATTGAAGATAATTATTGGATTACTAAAGATGGAGCTTTGTGTTTAAGTGAAAATTTGCCTAAAGAGATAGCTGATATTGAATCGATTGTGCAAAATGCATTGAATGGTATCAGTAATGATGAGACTGATGAAGATGATTTTGACGATGATGAAGATGATGAGGATATTTTTAGTTAA
- the murC gene encoding UDP-N-acetylmuramate--L-alanine ligase, giving the protein MYTKKKHFHFVGIGGIGMSGIATILQQEGYTISGCDPDITQDTVKKLQKLGCSIYHDNNSPQCDDQTIDILVYIPMYATTIPTIMAEIKQAKARNIPTISRANMLSELMQTKYSIAISGSHGKTTTSSLISHLLIEAQRDPTVIIGGQLKNISSNARKGNGNLLVAEADESDRSFLELHPTVAIITNIDLEHLETYTDLDDIKSSFQQFINNISYNGKAIICIDDKNIRSLLPIHNVQTLSYGIDHPADFSARTITLAPDHSSFSVYTQNNSLLIDNIILPIPGIHNVYNALAAIALAQELAIDSTIIKKGLASFSGVERRFSFLGTYKDAELFDDYGHHPTEIELTLIIARKRTKNKLIVVFQPHRYTRTQKLWSDFLAIFIASNIDTLIITDIYSAGEQPINNISSKLFAEELQSLSPSFSILYVPFEDNFNQIKAVIKDSVTQNDLVLFLGAGKVHIIGHELTVQ; this is encoded by the coding sequence ATGTACACGAAAAAAAAACATTTTCATTTTGTAGGCATTGGTGGCATTGGCATGAGCGGAATTGCAACCATTTTACAACAAGAAGGATATACAATTTCTGGATGTGATCCTGACATAACCCAAGATACTGTCAAAAAGCTACAAAAATTAGGATGCTCAATATATCACGACAATAATTCACCTCAATGTGATGATCAAACAATTGATATTCTTGTCTATATACCAATGTACGCTACAACAATACCAACAATAATGGCCGAAATAAAACAAGCAAAAGCACGTAATATTCCAACAATCTCCCGAGCAAATATGCTTTCAGAACTTATGCAAACTAAATACAGCATTGCAATTAGTGGGTCGCATGGCAAAACAACTACCTCATCTCTCATTTCTCATCTATTGATTGAAGCACAACGTGATCCTACAGTAATTATTGGTGGACAACTTAAAAATATTTCTTCTAATGCTCGTAAAGGTAATGGAAATTTGTTAGTAGCAGAAGCTGATGAAAGCGATCGATCATTTCTAGAACTTCACCCAACAGTTGCAATAATTACCAATATTGATTTAGAACACCTCGAAACATACACCGATTTAGACGATATCAAAAGCAGCTTTCAACAATTTATCAACAATATTTCCTACAATGGTAAAGCAATCATTTGTATCGATGATAAAAACATTCGGTCATTATTACCAATTCACAACGTTCAAACACTATCATATGGTATAGATCATCCAGCAGATTTTTCTGCACGTACTATTACATTAGCACCAGATCATTCATCATTTAGCGTATATACACAGAACAACTCACTCCTTATTGATAATATCATCTTACCAATTCCTGGTATTCATAACGTTTATAATGCTTTGGCAGCGATTGCGCTTGCACAAGAACTAGCCATCGATTCTACTATAATAAAAAAAGGTTTAGCATCTTTTAGTGGTGTTGAAAGACGATTTTCATTTTTAGGAACTTATAAAGATGCTGAACTTTTTGACGACTATGGTCATCATCCAACAGAAATTGAATTAACCCTCATCATTGCACGCAAACGCACAAAAAATAAACTTATTGTTGTATTTCAACCACATCGCTATACCCGCACACAAAAATTGTGGTCAGATTTTCTCGCTATCTTTATCGCAAGCAATATTGATACATTAATAATTACCGATATTTATTCTGCAGGAGAGCAACCAATTAACAACATAAGTAGCAAACTATTTGCCGAAGAGCTACAATCACTGAGTCCTTCATTTTCTATTCTCTATGTCCCCTTTGAAGACAATTTTAATCAAATCAAAGCAGTAATAAAGGATTCCGTTACACAAAATGACCTTGTTTTGTTTCTTGGAGCAGGAAAAGTTCATATAATTGGGCACGAACTCACCGTCCAATAA
- the rplS gene encoding 50S ribosomal protein L19: MKATFYTKETIRSIGMQNREYPAFGIGDMVVVSQSIKEAGKERLQAFQGNVIAMHKKGISSTFIVRKIADNSIAVERIFPFFSPLIKEIKVLSKGDVRRAKLYYLRKRIGKAAHVKQLVETKISIAKRKATLASE, translated from the coding sequence ATGAAAGCAACATTTTATACAAAAGAAACAATTCGCAGTATTGGTATGCAAAATCGTGAATATCCAGCATTTGGTATTGGTGATATGGTCGTTGTATCTCAAAGTATCAAAGAAGCAGGAAAAGAACGTTTACAAGCATTTCAGGGCAATGTAATTGCTATGCATAAAAAAGGTATATCGAGTACTTTTATCGTACGTAAAATAGCAGATAATTCAATTGCTGTAGAGCGTATTTTTCCTTTCTTTTCTCCACTTATTAAAGAAATAAAAGTACTTAGCAAGGGGGATGTACGTCGTGCTAAATTATACTATCTTCGTAAAAGAATTGGTAAAGCTGCGCACGTCAAACAACTTGTTGAAACAAAAATTTCAATTGCTAAGCGTAAAGCGACACTTGCTTCTGAATAA
- a CDS encoding KH domain-containing protein, with product MIRELVIFVVQQLVLYPQDVIVTFTEKEDIDLLEIRVASEDRGRVIGKEGHTIKSIRALIDAAMPNHKKKIMLELSR from the coding sequence ATGATAAGAGAATTGGTAATTTTTGTAGTGCAACAATTAGTTTTGTATCCACAAGATGTTATTGTTACATTTACTGAAAAAGAGGATATTGATCTTCTTGAAATTAGAGTAGCTTCAGAAGATCGAGGCCGTGTTATTGGAAAGGAAGGCCATACAATTAAATCTATACGAGCTTTGATTGATGCTGCCATGCCTAATCATAAAAAAAAAATTATGCTTGAGCTTTCTCGGTAA
- a CDS encoding RNA methyltransferase has product MNISILTVFDQLYAPFVHTSLVGRAQEKEIVHIHVQSFFSYVEPKERIDAPTFGPGAGMLIRPTVVQKAIEDKEARYGKAFKIFFSPRGEKIDQRMFEHIAAQGQKCGHIMIIPARYEGMDARVEEEYADLVLSVGDFVIMGGDVPAMLLLEGVLRLIPGVVGKEESVRRESFNGPFVDFPSYTEPVEWKDKRVPDVIRSGNHGAIEEWRNDHAVQKTVRDHFAWLRSQKLTLGDRQLAYCYIPHHYVALMHSDVLIGDERKPGVTSVTSIDIHDIARSSKTYGVKEFFIVTPLLDQQKIVNTMLDFWKKGIGFEYNRCRYDAIQLVQIGGSFDEIVKNIEEKEGKKPLIVATSAQVTGLQQVISFGDQKKVWQADRPILILFGTGQGLSSAIIERSDYVLLPIDGFSDFNHLSVRSAVAIILDRWLGINQQRI; this is encoded by the coding sequence ATGAATATATCAATTCTTACTGTTTTTGATCAGCTATATGCGCCATTTGTGCATACAAGTTTAGTTGGGCGCGCACAAGAAAAAGAGATTGTACATATACATGTGCAATCATTTTTTTCGTATGTAGAACCGAAAGAGCGGATTGATGCACCTACATTTGGTCCTGGAGCTGGAATGTTAATTCGTCCTACGGTTGTTCAAAAGGCAATCGAGGATAAAGAGGCGCGGTATGGTAAAGCATTTAAAATTTTCTTTTCCCCTCGTGGTGAAAAGATTGATCAACGTATGTTTGAACATATTGCTGCTCAAGGACAAAAATGTGGTCATATAATGATTATACCTGCACGTTATGAAGGAATGGATGCGCGGGTAGAAGAAGAGTATGCAGATTTGGTTCTTTCTGTAGGGGATTTTGTTATTATGGGTGGCGATGTCCCTGCAATGCTTCTTCTAGAAGGTGTGTTGCGTTTAATACCAGGTGTAGTTGGAAAAGAAGAATCAGTGCGTCGAGAATCATTTAATGGCCCATTTGTTGACTTTCCTTCGTATACCGAGCCAGTTGAGTGGAAGGATAAGCGTGTTCCTGATGTGATTCGTTCTGGAAATCACGGAGCTATTGAAGAATGGCGTAATGATCATGCAGTGCAAAAAACAGTTAGGGATCATTTTGCGTGGTTGCGTTCTCAGAAGCTTACGCTAGGGGATAGGCAGCTTGCTTATTGTTATATTCCACATCATTATGTAGCATTGATGCATAGTGATGTGCTTATTGGAGATGAAAGAAAGCCTGGCGTAACATCGGTAACATCAATTGATATTCATGATATTGCGCGTTCGTCAAAAACATATGGTGTTAAGGAATTTTTTATTGTAACACCATTGCTTGATCAACAAAAAATTGTGAATACAATGCTTGATTTTTGGAAAAAAGGGATTGGTTTTGAATATAATAGATGTCGCTATGACGCCATCCAGCTTGTGCAGATTGGTGGATCATTTGATGAGATTGTTAAGAATATAGAAGAGAAAGAAGGCAAAAAACCGCTTATTGTTGCAACATCAGCACAGGTAACAGGGTTACAACAAGTTATTTCTTTTGGTGATCAAAAAAAAGTATGGCAAGCTGATAGGCCAATTTTAATTCTTTTTGGCACAGGACAAGGACTTTCATCAGCAATAATTGAGCGCAGTGATTATGTTTTATTGCCGATTGATGGATTTTCTGATTTTAATCATTTGTCCGTTAGATCAGCTGTAGCTATTATTCTTGATAGATGGTTAGGTATTAATCAGCAACGAATTTGA
- the recR gene encoding recombination mediator RecR, with the protein MIEDLPTLIHLLKILQQVPYLASKNLYRVAAHFLEMTPEQVVQFCAALEVAKQQLKKCDTCFYWQEVSAGCVFCSSLKRDQSIICVVETWQEIVAIEKTRGYLGVYHVLGGSISPLEGISVEDLTIDSLIARIENGAIKELILATNQTPEGEATATYIARKLKEKDIIISCLARGLPVGSSLEGMDRLTVFKALSERRLF; encoded by the coding sequence ATGATAGAAGATTTACCGACACTTATTCATTTACTTAAAATATTACAGCAGGTTCCTTACCTTGCTTCGAAGAATTTGTATCGTGTTGCAGCACATTTTTTAGAAATGACACCTGAGCAAGTAGTGCAATTTTGTGCAGCACTAGAAGTTGCAAAGCAACAGCTTAAGAAGTGTGATACTTGTTTCTATTGGCAAGAGGTATCAGCCGGTTGTGTTTTTTGTTCTTCATTAAAGCGTGATCAATCAATTATTTGTGTTGTTGAAACATGGCAAGAAATAGTTGCTATAGAAAAAACACGAGGATATTTGGGTGTTTATCATGTATTGGGCGGTTCAATTTCTCCTCTTGAAGGTATTAGTGTTGAAGATTTAACTATTGATTCATTAATTGCACGTATTGAAAATGGTGCGATAAAAGAGCTTATTCTGGCAACTAATCAAACTCCTGAAGGAGAAGCAACTGCAACATATATTGCGCGTAAATTAAAAGAGAAAGATATTATTATTTCTTGTTTGGCACGTGGATTGCCGGTAGGATCATCGTTGGAAGGCATGGATCGCTTGACAGTGTTTAAAGCATTATCAGAGCGCCGTTTATTTTAA
- the yidC gene encoding membrane protein insertase YidC, with the protein MNIKELVIPISFAFLSVFALNYFFSGNTSKDAVESSFVVPREKKAYKPLNVEVDFYDQKRVEPSQVTICDTEWANLLFSTDGASLESIDFKRELNGQQTTIRTIFPVIDTERSEKCFLVALDNATPFYYTLVSSENNENAYELIYVAGNDECVIQKRFVIDKHKPKIDLSLEVAPKNENYNAIESRIFFPAPFVPDLKEIDIISSILIDQADTFAKTNVNSLDIHRGWFTPTMFGIDNRYFIHALIQDSNHFAQRAYYKLEERTRLFSVLEGPVVTEKTSWTLSFYFGPKELNALAAVDARLEKTLDYSGILSFLAKLMLYLLNWLYKYLHNYGLAIIALTFLIQLLLLPVSLRNNEEKWKKQQMEYQRQLAYIEQRFKDKPEQLLAERTELIRKNGLPGFGCLLPLLLQLPIFFALSRVLSSSFELYQAPMLWIPDLSSKDPLYILPVLVTITMLMQDINGDSQQKMSKIVMAFVFGAVTSSFSAGLTLYICLGRLFSFVQAKLMRYFKLV; encoded by the coding sequence ATGAATATTAAGGAATTGGTTATACCAATTAGTTTTGCTTTTTTGAGCGTGTTTGCATTGAATTATTTTTTTTCTGGTAATACAAGTAAAGATGCTGTTGAATCAAGTTTTGTAGTTCCAAGAGAAAAAAAGGCATACAAACCTTTGAATGTAGAAGTTGATTTTTATGATCAAAAACGTGTTGAGCCATCGCAAGTAACAATTTGTGACACAGAATGGGCAAACTTACTATTTTCAACTGATGGAGCATCGCTAGAAAGTATTGATTTCAAAAGAGAGCTCAATGGCCAACAAACAACTATACGTACGATTTTTCCCGTAATTGATACAGAACGTTCGGAAAAATGTTTTTTGGTTGCGTTAGATAATGCAACTCCATTTTATTATACACTAGTGTCATCAGAGAATAATGAAAATGCATATGAATTAATTTATGTTGCAGGGAATGATGAATGTGTAATACAGAAAAGATTTGTTATTGATAAGCATAAACCAAAAATTGATTTATCACTCGAAGTTGCTCCAAAAAATGAAAATTATAATGCGATAGAATCGCGTATTTTTTTTCCAGCACCATTTGTGCCAGATCTTAAAGAAATTGATATTATTTCATCAATTTTAATTGATCAAGCTGATACCTTTGCAAAGACTAATGTTAATTCTCTTGATATTCATCGAGGCTGGTTTACGCCAACAATGTTCGGTATTGATAATCGATATTTTATTCATGCATTAATTCAAGATTCAAATCACTTTGCGCAGCGAGCCTATTATAAATTAGAAGAAAGAACCCGTTTGTTTTCAGTACTTGAAGGACCGGTAGTAACTGAAAAAACATCTTGGACATTATCATTCTATTTTGGACCTAAAGAGCTTAATGCACTTGCGGCGGTTGATGCCCGTTTAGAAAAAACGTTAGATTATTCTGGTATACTTTCATTTCTTGCCAAGCTGATGTTATATTTATTGAATTGGTTATATAAATATTTACATAATTATGGGTTGGCTATTATAGCATTGACCTTTCTTATTCAACTTTTACTGCTCCCTGTTTCGTTACGTAACAATGAAGAAAAATGGAAAAAACAGCAAATGGAATATCAGCGACAGTTAGCGTATATTGAGCAGCGATTTAAAGATAAGCCAGAGCAGTTACTTGCTGAGCGTACTGAATTAATTCGTAAAAATGGATTGCCAGGATTTGGATGTTTATTGCCATTATTGCTACAATTACCAATCTTTTTTGCTTTAAGTCGCGTACTTTCTAGTTCATTTGAGCTGTATCAAGCACCAATGTTATGGATTCCTGATCTTTCATCTAAAGATCCTTTATATATTTTACCTGTTTTAGTTACTATTACTATGCTTATGCAAGATATCAACGGTGATTCTCAACAAAAGATGAGTAAGATAGTAATGGCTTTTGTATTTGGAGCTGTTACATCAAGTTTTTCAGCAGGATTAACATTATATATTTGTTTAGGTAGATTGTTTAGTTTTGTTCAGGCGAAATTAATGAGATATTTTAAATTGGTGTAA
- the rpsP gene encoding 30S ribosomal protein S16 — protein MAVKIRLSRIGTTNRPFYRIIATDARNKRDGAMLANVGTYDPVEGIVVQFHEDIYQAWLSKGAIATDSAKKIYRLYKKSGLSPIIEATAVKTVIKKTVEEAV, from the coding sequence ATGGCAGTTAAAATTCGTTTGTCCCGAATCGGAACAACAAATAGACCATTTTATCGAATTATAGCAACTGATGCACGTAACAAAAGGGATGGGGCGATGCTTGCAAATGTTGGAACATATGATCCTGTGGAAGGTATTGTTGTTCAGTTTCATGAAGATATTTATCAAGCATGGTTATCAAAGGGTGCAATCGCGACTGATTCAGCAAAAAAAATCTATCGTTTGTATAAAAAATCTGGCTTATCACCAATAATTGAAGCAACAGCTGTAAAAACAGTTATAAAGAAAACTGTTGAAGAAGCGGTATAA
- a CDS encoding signal recognition particle receptor subunit alpha, translating to MFDFLSQKFSSLFSDLEITKKLTEQNIKDALETVEQALLEADVPYGVVQTFIISVKNDVIGQNVVGTLKPAEQLMTIVHNKIVEFLGGDDSASSFSRPSTVMVMGLQGSGKTTTIGKLAHKIKQDALKLGMVKKILVGSIDFYRPAAIDQLEVLARQADVSFYRTNSNDPVAAAKEIFSFGSNNGFDVILLDTAGRLHIDNSMLQELQEVDALVRPAYKMLVLDAMTGQESLAIAKAFDDIIGFHGATLTKMDSDTRGGAAFAFRFILKKPIVFVGEGEKVTDLNFFYPDRAAERMLGKGDIRTLLERAEEKISATEQKRAEKSLQDGSFSLQDFADQMELMNRLGSFSQLLQYIPGMGVKVSPEMVQKGEVELKKFRAIISSMTLKERLNQGIIDYSRMQRVARGAGVTVSDVANLLKRFEEMKQYVKL from the coding sequence ATGTTTGATTTTCTTTCACAGAAATTTTCATCACTTTTTTCTGACCTTGAAATTACCAAAAAATTGACGGAACAAAATATTAAAGATGCTCTTGAAACTGTCGAGCAAGCGTTACTTGAAGCAGATGTTCCTTATGGTGTTGTGCAAACATTTATTATATCAGTAAAAAATGATGTAATTGGACAAAATGTGGTTGGGACGTTAAAGCCGGCAGAACAATTAATGACGATTGTTCACAATAAAATTGTTGAATTTCTTGGTGGTGATGATAGCGCGTCTTCATTTTCTCGTCCATCAACAGTCATGGTAATGGGTTTGCAAGGTTCAGGTAAAACAACAACGATTGGTAAATTAGCGCATAAGATTAAGCAGGATGCCTTAAAACTTGGAATGGTAAAAAAAATCTTGGTTGGATCAATAGATTTTTACCGTCCAGCAGCGATCGACCAGCTTGAAGTTTTGGCCCGCCAAGCAGACGTTTCTTTTTATAGAACTAATAGTAATGATCCAGTTGCAGCAGCAAAAGAAATTTTTTCTTTTGGTAGCAATAATGGTTTTGACGTTATTTTATTGGATACAGCAGGTCGTTTGCATATTGATAATAGTATGCTGCAGGAATTACAAGAAGTTGATGCATTAGTGCGACCAGCATATAAAATGTTGGTTTTAGATGCAATGACTGGGCAAGAGTCGCTTGCTATTGCAAAAGCTTTTGATGACATAATAGGGTTTCATGGAGCTACATTGACTAAAATGGACAGTGATACGCGTGGTGGAGCAGCTTTTGCGTTTAGATTTATATTAAAAAAGCCCATTGTTTTTGTTGGTGAGGGTGAAAAAGTCACTGATCTGAATTTCTTTTATCCTGATCGTGCCGCAGAGAGGATGTTAGGTAAAGGTGATATTCGCACACTTTTAGAGCGTGCAGAAGAAAAAATTTCTGCTACTGAACAAAAAAGAGCAGAAAAATCATTACAGGATGGATCGTTTTCATTGCAAGACTTTGCCGATCAAATGGAGTTGATGAATCGTTTAGGTTCTTTTTCCCAATTATTGCAATATATTCCTGGTATGGGTGTTAAAGTTTCTCCTGAAATGGTGCAAAAAGGAGAAGTTGAATTAAAAAAATTTCGTGCAATCATTTCTTCGATGACATTAAAAGAACGTCTTAATCAAGGTATTATTGATTATTCACGGATGCAACGTGTTGCTAGAGGAGCCGGAGTAACGGTATCAGATGTAGCAAATCTTTTGAAACGCTTTGAAGAAATGAAGCAATATGTTAAGCTATGA